One Novosphingobium sp. G106 DNA segment encodes these proteins:
- a CDS encoding glycosyltransferase family 2 protein, with product MGPQLAVVLPTYNERTNISGMVTRLDAALSGIAWEVIIVDDNSPDGTSDEARVLSQGDPRVRVIQRIGRRGLASAAIEGMLATAAPVVAVMDADHQHDPALLPGMLEAVESGNYDVAVASRFAEGASTEAWGRPDRVKASGLANSIARKVTGVELSDPMSGYFMLRAETLRGDAHRLSGVGFKILLDIMATVDTTLRVKEFPMHFAARAGGESKLDRTVVFEFLVGLYDRWLGRIIPTRFALFGTIGAVGVIVHMAVLTTFLSIFGGPPVKGQLVTAFELGQTVAAMVAMTFNFVLNNALTYSDKRLTGFVPLLKGWCKFALTCSVGLTANVGVAAILVRFGVHEYPAAITGIIVGSVWNFALSSRFVWGKY from the coding sequence ATGGGCCCGCAGCTAGCGGTCGTTCTGCCGACCTACAACGAGCGCACGAACATTTCCGGGATGGTGACGCGGCTGGATGCGGCGCTGTCGGGGATCGCCTGGGAAGTGATCATCGTCGACGACAACAGTCCCGACGGGACCTCGGACGAGGCGCGGGTGCTGAGCCAGGGCGATCCGCGGGTGCGGGTGATCCAGCGGATCGGCCGGCGCGGGCTGGCCTCGGCGGCGATCGAGGGCATGCTGGCGACCGCGGCGCCGGTCGTCGCGGTGATGGATGCCGACCACCAGCACGATCCGGCGCTGCTGCCGGGCATGCTCGAGGCGGTCGAGAGCGGGAACTACGACGTCGCCGTCGCCTCGCGCTTTGCCGAGGGCGCGAGCACCGAGGCCTGGGGCCGCCCCGACCGGGTCAAGGCCTCGGGCCTGGCCAATTCGATCGCGCGCAAGGTCACCGGCGTCGAACTCAGCGATCCGATGAGCGGCTATTTCATGCTGCGCGCCGAGACCTTGCGCGGCGACGCGCACCGCCTCTCGGGCGTGGGCTTCAAGATCCTGCTCGACATCATGGCGACGGTCGACACGACCCTGCGGGTCAAGGAATTCCCGATGCATTTCGCGGCGCGCGCGGGCGGCGAGTCCAAGCTCGACCGGACGGTGGTCTTCGAATTCCTCGTCGGGCTCTACGACCGCTGGCTGGGCCGGATCATCCCGACGCGCTTCGCGCTGTTCGGCACGATCGGCGCGGTGGGCGTCATCGTGCACATGGCGGTGCTGACGACTTTCCTGTCGATCTTCGGCGGGCCGCCGGTCAAGGGCCAGCTGGTCACCGCCTTCGAGCTCGGCCAGACGGTCGCGGCGATGGTGGCGATGACCTTCAACTTCGTGCTCAACAACGCGCTGACCTATTCGGACAAGCGGCTGACGGGCTTCGTGCCGCTGCTCAAGGGCTGGTGCAAGTTCGCGCTGACCTGCTCGGTGGGCCTCACCGCCAATGTCGGCGTCGCCGCGATCCTCGTGCGCTTCGGGGTGCACGAATACCCCGCCGCGATCACCGGCATCATCGTCGGATCGGTCTGGAACTTCGCCCTCTCCTCGCGCTTCGTCTGGGGCAAGTATTGA
- a CDS encoding SDR family NAD(P)-dependent oxidoreductase yields MRTVLVTGTAGFIGFHLSRLLLAEGFRVVGVDAMTSYYDVALKQRRHAMLRESNAFSAEEFDILESERLIAYARAAAPDAIVHLAAQAGVRYSLEHPRTYIDTNITGTFNVMEVARELGVGHLLMASTSSVYGANEDMPFAETQKCDTPLTIYAATKKANESMGHSYAHLWDLPVTMFRFFTVYGPWGRPDMALFKFTKGILEGTPIDIYNHGQMFRDFTYVEDLVRGIRLLIDAVPQRPASPGEVPAGDSLSPVAPFRVVNIGNSDKVRLEDFIDAIEQELGRKAIRNYMDMQPGDVPATWADASLLRTLTGYSPATDVREGVKRFVAWYREQYEA; encoded by the coding sequence ATGCGCACCGTCCTCGTCACCGGCACGGCCGGCTTCATCGGTTTCCACCTGTCGCGGCTGCTGCTCGCCGAAGGCTTCCGCGTCGTCGGCGTCGACGCCATGACGAGCTACTACGACGTCGCGCTCAAGCAGCGGCGCCACGCCATGCTGCGTGAGAGCAATGCCTTCAGTGCCGAGGAATTCGACATCCTCGAGTCCGAGCGGCTGATTGCCTATGCTCGCGCTGCGGCGCCCGACGCCATCGTCCACCTCGCCGCGCAGGCCGGTGTGCGTTACAGCCTCGAGCATCCGCGCACCTATATCGACACCAACATCACCGGCACGTTCAACGTGATGGAAGTGGCGCGCGAACTCGGCGTCGGCCACCTGCTGATGGCCTCGACCTCGTCGGTCTATGGCGCGAACGAGGACATGCCTTTCGCCGAGACGCAGAAGTGCGACACGCCGCTGACGATCTACGCCGCGACCAAGAAGGCGAACGAATCGATGGGCCATTCCTATGCCCATCTCTGGGACCTGCCGGTGACTATGTTCCGCTTCTTCACCGTCTATGGCCCCTGGGGCCGGCCCGACATGGCGCTGTTCAAGTTCACCAAAGGCATCCTCGAAGGCACGCCGATCGACATCTACAACCACGGCCAGATGTTCCGCGACTTCACCTATGTCGAGGATCTGGTCCGCGGCATTCGCCTGCTGATCGATGCCGTGCCGCAGCGCCCTGCCTCGCCTGGCGAGGTGCCGGCGGGCGACAGCCTCTCGCCGGTCGCGCCGTTCCGCGTGGTCAACATCGGCAACAGCGACAAGGTCCGGCTCGAGGATTTCATCGACGCGATCGAGCAGGAACTCGGCCGCAAGGCGATCCGCAACTACATGGACATGCAGCCGGGCGACGTACCGGCAACCTGGGCCGACGCGTCGCTGCTGCGGACGTTGACCGGATATTCGCCCGCGACCGACGTTCGCGAAGGGGTGAAGCGTTTCGTCGCCTGGTATCGCGAGCAATACGAGGCTTGA
- a CDS encoding UDP-glucose/GDP-mannose dehydrogenase family protein produces MLIAVIGSGYVGLVSGACFSDFGHDVICVDKDEAKIGALKAGQIPIFEPGLDHLVASNAAAGRLSFTTELAEAVKAADAVFIAVGTPSRRGDGYADLSYVYGAAEEIAAAIDGFTVIVNKSTVPVGTGDEVERIIREANPAADFAVISNPEFLREGAAIADFKHPDRIVIGGDDERGLQAMRAVYRPLFLGGKSPLIEMSRRGAELTKYAGNAFLATKITFINEIADLCEKVGADVREVARGIGLDNRIGGKFLNAGPGYGGSCFPKDTVALLKTAQDFEAPQRIVEAVVAVNDNRKRAMGRKVIAACGGDVRGKRIAILGLTFKPNTDDMRDSPAIAIIRALQDAGALVAACDPEGVEQARLVLEDVEYVVSPWEAIAGASAAVIVTEWDAYRGLDLARMKAALAEPVLVDLRNIYDRETAEGLGLNYHAVGR; encoded by the coding sequence ATGCTGATTGCTGTCATCGGTTCGGGTTACGTCGGGCTCGTATCGGGCGCCTGCTTTTCGGACTTCGGCCACGACGTCATCTGCGTCGACAAGGACGAAGCCAAGATCGGCGCCCTCAAGGCCGGGCAGATCCCGATCTTCGAGCCCGGCCTCGATCATCTCGTCGCAAGCAACGCCGCGGCCGGGCGGCTGTCTTTCACCACCGAGCTGGCCGAAGCGGTCAAGGCCGCCGATGCCGTGTTCATCGCTGTCGGCACGCCTTCGCGCCGCGGCGACGGCTATGCCGACCTGTCCTATGTCTATGGCGCTGCCGAGGAAATCGCCGCCGCCATCGACGGTTTCACGGTGATCGTCAACAAGTCGACCGTGCCCGTGGGCACCGGTGACGAGGTCGAGCGGATCATCCGCGAGGCCAATCCCGCAGCCGATTTCGCCGTGATCTCGAACCCCGAATTCCTCCGCGAAGGCGCGGCGATCGCCGACTTCAAGCATCCGGACCGCATCGTCATCGGCGGCGATGACGAGCGTGGCCTGCAGGCCATGCGCGCAGTCTATCGCCCGCTGTTCCTCGGCGGCAAGTCGCCGCTGATCGAGATGAGCCGCCGCGGCGCCGAGCTGACCAAATATGCCGGCAACGCCTTCCTCGCGACCAAGATCACTTTCATCAACGAGATCGCCGACCTCTGCGAGAAGGTCGGCGCTGACGTGCGCGAAGTGGCGCGGGGCATCGGCCTCGACAACCGCATCGGCGGCAAGTTCCTCAACGCGGGACCCGGCTATGGCGGCAGCTGCTTCCCCAAGGACACCGTCGCCCTGCTCAAGACCGCGCAGGATTTCGAGGCGCCGCAGCGCATCGTCGAGGCCGTTGTCGCGGTCAACGACAACCGCAAGCGTGCCATGGGCCGCAAGGTGATCGCGGCCTGCGGTGGCGACGTGCGCGGCAAGCGCATCGCCATCCTCGGGCTGACCTTCAAACCCAACACCGACGACATGCGCGATTCTCCCGCCATCGCCATCATCCGCGCGCTGCAGGACGCCGGTGCGCTCGTCGCCGCCTGCGATCCCGAAGGCGTCGAGCAGGCGCGGCTCGTGCTCGAGGACGTCGAATATGTCGTCAGCCCCTGGGAAGCGATCGCCGGTGCATCGGCTGCGGTCATCGTCACCGAATGGGATGCCTACCGTGGGCTCGACCTCGCACGGATGAAGGCCGCACTCGCCGAACCGGTGCTGGTGGATCTCAGAAATATCTACGACCGCGAGACCGCCGAAGGCCTCGGCCTCAACTATCACGCGGTCGGCAGGTGA
- a CDS encoding acyl-CoA reductase codes for MDDVTTTDDPLGGVNVVLPRGGTMAAVLAARPLLPFAPPVLGFVEEFGRALRSDPTVRRYPELVALGFWARAANIARLRARFDAAYPEALRLPRGSAFHIAPSNVDTIFVYSLLLSMLAGNANIVRVSSRSGDQAGLLMQVFERVLAEADEPVRAATAIVRYEHDRAITDALSRAVGLRIVWGGDATVDLVRASPLAPTASELVFPNKFSLAVIDAEAWLAAADQEAVARAFVNDAYWFGQMACSSPRAVVWRGSAERVGKASAGFWTAIERAVSQGDFEWEDADAVAKLLAEQGAAMEGDVAILPSASNRVRVIRCARPAQLAVPSEAGNGFFREARVDALDELAALAQPHWQTIVSFGIDNQEWREALAEGLPRGIDRVVRVGTALDFDAIWDGKDLLAAMTRLAAISV; via the coding sequence ATGGATGACGTGACCACAACCGACGATCCGCTGGGCGGCGTGAACGTGGTGCTTCCGCGCGGCGGCACGATGGCAGCGGTGCTGGCCGCGCGCCCGTTGCTGCCGTTCGCACCGCCGGTGCTCGGCTTCGTCGAAGAGTTCGGCCGTGCGCTGCGCAGCGATCCGACGGTGCGCCGCTATCCCGAGCTCGTCGCGCTCGGCTTCTGGGCCCGCGCTGCCAACATCGCGCGGCTGCGCGCGCGGTTCGACGCGGCCTATCCAGAGGCTTTGCGACTGCCGCGCGGCTCTGCCTTTCATATTGCGCCGTCGAACGTCGATACGATCTTCGTCTATTCGCTGCTGCTGTCGATGCTCGCGGGCAATGCCAATATCGTCCGTGTCTCCTCGCGTTCGGGCGACCAGGCCGGCCTGCTCATGCAGGTGTTCGAGCGGGTGCTGGCCGAAGCCGACGAACCGGTCCGCGCCGCAACCGCGATCGTCCGCTACGAGCATGACCGCGCCATCACCGATGCGCTGTCGCGCGCGGTCGGTCTCAGAATCGTCTGGGGCGGCGACGCCACGGTCGATCTCGTTCGCGCGAGCCCGCTGGCGCCGACCGCGAGCGAGCTGGTGTTCCCCAACAAGTTCTCGCTCGCGGTGATCGACGCCGAGGCCTGGCTTGCGGCTGCCGACCAAGAGGCCGTGGCGCGGGCTTTCGTCAACGACGCCTACTGGTTCGGCCAGATGGCCTGCTCTTCGCCGCGTGCCGTGGTCTGGCGCGGTTCGGCCGAGCGCGTGGGAAAGGCGAGCGCAGGCTTCTGGACGGCCATCGAACGCGCGGTCTCGCAAGGCGATTTCGAGTGGGAGGACGCCGACGCCGTGGCCAAGCTGCTGGCCGAGCAGGGCGCAGCGATGGAAGGCGACGTCGCGATCCTGCCCAGCGCCAGCAACCGCGTCCGGGTCATCCGCTGCGCCCGGCCGGCACAGCTGGCCGTGCCGAGCGAAGCTGGCAACGGTTTCTTCCGTGAGGCCCGCGTCGATGCCCTCGACGAACTTGCCGCGCTTGCCCAGCCGCACTGGCAGACCATCGTCAGCTTCGGGATCGACAACCAGGAATGGCGCGAAGCCCTGGCGGAGGGTCTGCCGCGGGGGATCGACCGCGTCGTGCGCGTCGGCACGGCGCTCGATTTCGATGCGATCTGGGACGGCAAGGACTTGCTCGCGGCAATGACGCGCCTCGCCGCGATTTCGGTCTAG